The Rhodoluna lacicola genome includes the window GTGTCTTTACTGACAGGCAGACGCACTGTCTTGACAACAGTATAAGTAGGCGTAATCTGAAAGCGAAGCCAGATAACCACTGGCCCAGAAGGAGATAAACATGACAGAGATTTCAATGACCGATTGCTGCGGCGGCGCTTGCCAGTGCAAGAAGTAGCCAATCGCTAAACAATCACTAAAGCTTTAAGGAAACCCCCAAACATTGGCTTGGGGGTTTTCTCACGTTTGTGTTAGCTACGTGGCCGAAGCGTGGCCACCATTGGGCAGACAAATGGATCTGAGTTTTTACTCAGTCCAACATCGTTTAGATAACGCATGACCACCATGTAACTGGAGAGCAGATTCATCTCAACCAATGGGATTGCATTTTCTTTGCAGTACTCAACAACGATCTTGTGAGCCTTGGCTAGGTTCGGGCGGGCCATTGACGGAAACAGGTGATGCTCTACCTGGTAATTTAAGCCGCCCATAAGGTTGTCGGTCAGCCAGGAACCGCGAATATTTCGGCTGGTTAGCACCTGCCGCTGAAAGAAATCAATTTTTGAATCTTTTGCTACCAGCGGCATTCCCTTGTGATTTGGCGCGAAGGCCGCACCCATAAAGAAGCCAAACATAAGCATCATAAAGAACCACAGGGCAATCGCCCAGGCCCAGCCAAACATTAGAGTCAGCACAATGTATGGACCGGTTTGGCGAACCAACATCAAACCAAACTCAAGCGATCTGGTGCCAATCTTTCGGTCTTTGCGTTTCAAACTGGCAAGGCTGTCCAGCAGTAGATCAAATCCGGTGAACAAAAGAAGCAGCGGAAATAGAAAACCCTGGCGATTTGAGAACCAACGCTCGACACCTTTTTTCTCATCGCGTGATTCAACAGTGAAACTCAAAACGCGAATGGCGATATCTGGGTCCTCGCCAATTTGATTTGGCTTCTGGTGATGTTTGTTGTGCTTACGCAACCAGAAGCCGTAGCTCAAGCCAGCAAATAGATTTGCCAGGATTAATCCAGCCCAATCGTTTGCCTTATTGCTCTTAAAAATTTGACGATGGGCAGCTTCATGAGCGATAAATCCGTACTGTGCTGCCATAACACCAAGCAGGCCAACGATTAGAAATGCGCCAAATATCCAAGCCCAGTGCTGAGCGACCATTTGCCCAAGGAAGCCCCCGGCTACCCAAAGTCCAGATGCGATTACAGAAATGCCGATCAGGCGAATAACGTAAAAACTTGGCTTCTTGTGAAGTAGTCCAGCGTTTCTAACGCGGTTCAAGATTTCAGTGAATTGAGAGACCGTCTGTCGGCCGACTAAAACGGTCATGTCCTAAGACTACGGGCCAAAGAGGTAAATACCCTGTGGATTGGCTGTAAATGACCTATTTGGTCTTTTCTTTCCATAACCCTCGGAAATTTGCTTGAGTCGGTGTGCAACCAAGAGCTTGATGATCTTTTTGGTGAGCGGTTTTTCATTGGTGAAATGGAGCGCACTCAGGGTTTGCGAGTAGTTAGCCAAATCGGACTTCAATGCTCCAAGAGTTGTGCCAGAGAACGGGTAATAACTGCAGAAATTTTTGTTGGCAGCAAAACCGCCAACTACCCCACCGGGCACCTTGAAGCAAGGCAGCCCATAACTGATTGCCTCTTCGGCATCGGGCAGCAGCCTGCGCATTTCTTGGCGGACTTCCTCTAGTAGCTTGCGCTGCTCTGGCGAAACTGTTTTTAGGTAATCGTCAATAACCGTCAAAGCTATTGCCACCTAATCATCCCAATGACACCTGCGGTTGCATAGAAAAACTGCAAAAGTAAAATTCCTTTGTGCTTTCCCAAATAAGCCCAGATGCCAATCAACGCGGATGAGGTAAGTAGTAATCCAAAACCAAGGAACTCAAGACCGGTATTGGATGCCACTAAAAGTGAGTAAATGATGGCCGTTGCTACGCCAAGCCATTCAAAAACCTTTTGAGTTTTCACCGGGCCAGAAAAATTTCCAGATTGTCGAAGTAACTCTGCATGCCTTCGCGAGAGGCATCGGCCTGCTCAGCCGGCATCTCGCCAAATTGGGTGAACTTTACCCAGGACCTGTTGCCGCGTTCTTCAAAATCAACCACGATTAGGTGTGCGGGTGCGTTGTCATCGCGAGCGAGGAACTCCTGTTCGTCTTGACTATAAGAAAGCGTGTGCACCATTTTCTTTTTTGGTTCAAACTCGCTGTAGCGGCCCCAGAAATACGCGTTGAACCCGTTTGCGCTCACGTCAACTGCAACTGCCCAGCGCCCACCAACTTGATTTTCAGTGGTGACAGAGCCAGGAACCACAGTCAGCATGGTTGGGCTGTACCAGCTTTCAAGCGCCTGGGGTGATGTCCAGGCGTTCCAAAGCTCATCGATGCTGGCATCAAACTCTCGCTCGACAAAATAAAGTTCGTTGTGTTCCACTTTTCTTTCCTTAGACGTTGAAACGGAATTCGACTACGTCTCCATCTTTCATCACGTAGTCCTTGCCTTCCATGCGCACCTTTCCGGCTGCCTTAGCATCGGCCATGTTTCCCGCCGCCATCAGGTCGTCAAACGAAACAATCTCGGCCTTGATGAATCCGCGCTGGAAATCGGTGTGAATTACGCCAGCTGCCTGTGGTGCGGTCCAGCCCTTGTGGATGGTCCAAGCCCTAGCCTCTTTGGGACCAACGGTTAGATAGGTTTGCAAACCAAGGGTGTCAAAACCGATTCGAGCCAGTTGGTCCAAACCAGATTCGTCCTGACCAAGAGATGCCAGAAGTTCATTTGCCTCTTCGGCAGAAAGATCAATCAGCTCTGACTCAACTTTGGCATCAAGGAAAACCGCCTCGGCCGGAGCTACCAAGTCAGCCAGGGCTTTCTTCTTTGCGGCATCGGTCAAGATTGATTCGTCAACGTTGAAAACGTAAATGATTGGCTTGGCAGTTAGCAGACCCAGTTCCTTGATTGGGGTTAGGTCAACATCGGATGAAGAGATTGGCTTGCCGCCATTTAATACGGCGAGCGCGGCATCAATAGTTTCTAGCGCAGCCGGTTCCATTTTCTTGCCCTTGACCTCTTTTTCAATGCGCGGGCGCGCCTTTTCAAGGGTTTCCATGTCAGCAAGGATTAGCTCGGTGTTGATGGTCTCTATGTCACTCGCGGCATCTACCTTGCCGTCAACGTGCACTACGTCACTGTCAACAAAACCGCGCACGACCTGAGCGATTGCGTCTGCCTCGCGAATGTTGGCTAGGAACTTGTTGCCAAGGCCTTCACCAACGGATGCACCGCGCACGATTCCGGCAATGTCAACGAATGACACCGGGGCCGGAAGGATGCGCTCAGAACCGTATAGATCAGCAAGTTTTTGCAGACGAGGATCTGGAAGGTTCACCACGCCAACATTTGGTTCGATAGTCGCAAACGGGTAGTTCGCCGCTAGAACGTTGTTTTTGGTGAGTGCATTAAAGAGGGTCGACTTACCTACGTTAGGTAGTCCCACGATTCCGATTGTTAGAGCCACGAGGGTCAAGTCTAGACTGGGCGCGTGCCCATTGACTTCACCGCTATCGACTTTGAGACCGCTAACGGCTCTCCGGCTAGTCCCTGCGCAGTTGGGCTGGTGCGGGTTCGCGATGGCAAGATTGCTGAAAGCTTGGCCTTTCTCATTCAGCCACCGGTTCCTCACGATTGGTTTCACGCCGGCAACATCAAGGTGCATGGCATTCGCCCCAGCGATGTGGATGGTGCTGCAACTGCCGCCGAGGCGCTTGCTTTGATGCTGGGCTTTATTGGCGCCGATACTTTGATTGCGCACAATGCCCCTTTCGACATGGGGGTACTGCGTTCCACCGCGGCGCACATCGGTGTGGACTTGCCAGCGCTGCAATACGCCTGCTCGCTGGCGATTTCGCGTAAAACCTACAACCTAGAGTCGTACCGCTTGAACTCGGTGGCTTACGCGGTTGGTCACGAGGAGTTCAATCACCATGACGCACTTGCCGATAGCGATGCTTGCGCGCGAATCATATTGCATGCCGCCGATCGCCACGGGGCCGATGATTTGGACGAGCTGCTAAAAGCCACCAAGCAAAAGCTCAAGCCACTGATTCAAGTGCAAGTGGCATAACCTAAAAAGTCAGTGGCCAGTGGGATACTCGGCTCATGGAAACTTTTGCTTTGATAGCTGCCGGACTTGGCATTGGCCTACTGCTTGGAGCTGTGCTGGGTTATTTCATCGCCGACTCTCGTGCCAGAGCTCGGGCGGCAATTGAAATGCAGAATTTTGTGCAGCAGCAAACTGCCCAAGCCAGTGACAAAGCTGGTCAAGAGAATAAATTGCTTGAGGCAATCGCCCCGGTGCGTTTCCACCTTGAGCAAATGCAGCAGGTGGTCACTCGCCTAGAGAAAGATCGCACAGAGCAATTTGGCACCATTCAGGAGCAACTCAAGAACGCCATTGATTCTGACGCGGCGCTGCGAAAACAAACCCAAGCGTTATCTCAGGCGCTCTCGTCAAATAACATTCGCGGCGTCTGGGGTGAGACCCAGTTGCGAAAGCTGGTGGAACTTGCCGGACTCATCAAGCACGCCGATTTTAGTGAGCAGGCCAGTTTCAGCACCGATACCGGTTCCGGCCGTGCCGATATGGTGATTAATCTTCCGGGTGGAAAGTCATTGGCAATTGACTCCAAGGTGCCTTTTAACTCCTATCAAGAAGCATCCACAATTTCAGATTTGGCGAGCGGCGAAGAACTAGCCCGCCGCAACCGCCTAATTGAAGAGCACGTCAAGGCGGTCAAGGGTCACGTAGATGCGCTGTCATCAAAGTCCTACTGGACCGGGCTAAATGCTTCGCCAGATTTTGTGATTGCCTTCGTGCCCAGCGAATCGCTTTTGTCAGCAGCTTTAGATGCCGATCCTGCTTTGCTGGAATATGCCTTCAAGAAAAACGTGGCACTGGCCTCGCCGGTAAGCCTTTTCTCAGTGCTGAAGACCATCAACTACATCTGGCGTCAAAACGTCGACGAGACCCAGGTGCGCACCATGATCAAGTTGGGCAAAGAGCTTTACGAACGAGTTGGCAAGGTGGCAGAGCACGCAGACAAGCTTGGCCGCTCAATTACAGCCACCGTAAAGGACTTCAACACCTTTGTTTCCAGCCTTGAGAGCCGGGTCTTGGTCACCGCCCGAAAACTCAATGATTTAGATGAAAATGCCCTTGGAACAGATGAAATTCAGTCCCCTAAAGAGTTGGATTCCGCGCCACAGAGCCTGACCGCTAGCGAGCTTACAAAGTAGCCTTTAGGTATACTCTTTTTCAGCGCGCGACGATGAAGTTGGCCTAAATCCCATTCAATTAGGAGCCCCTTCATGTCAAGCAAGTCACCGGTAGTCACGCTGACTCCTGCACCAACCCTTGACCGTACCTACTATGTTCACGACCTTGTAGAAGGTGGAGTGAACCGTGCAGATGGGGTTGCCGAGGAACTTGCCGGCAAAGGCATCAACGTAACCAAGGGTCTCAACCTGGTGGGCATTTCGGCCCCCGGCGTTGTTCCGATTGGCGATTCAGACCCAAGCGTTTTGAAGCGCACTGGCCACTCAGAATCTTTAGTGCCACTTTGGGTAGATGGCACCCTGCGTGTTTCAACCACAATGGTTATCAAAGACGGTCCAACCACCAAGGTGAACGAAGCCCCTCGCCCACTGAGCGCCGAGGACTGGAAATCAGTTATCGACCTCACGGTCAAAACTGTCAAAGAGAATGACGCCAAGTGGTTAGTCATCGCCGGCGCACTGCCAATTGATAAATCAACTGGAAAATTTGTTGACCTTCAGCCAATTTTTGATGCCACCAAAGCCCTTGGTTGCCGCGTAGCTCTTGACACCTCAGGTGAAGCGCTGAGCTACTGGGCTAAGCAGGGTGCGGCAAGCATTATGAAGCCAAACGCAGAGGAACTTGCCTCGGCAGTTGGTCGCTCGCTTCTTACTAACGGTGATGTTATCGATGCGGCCCGCGAACTTTGCGCAAACGGCGTGGAGTGTGTCTTGGCCAGCCTGGGTGCCGACGGCATGATCGCGGTGACGCACAATCACTCTTGGCATGCCAAGACTTCAAAAATTAAGGTAATCAACACAGTTGGTGCCGGTGATGCAACACTTGCAGGTTTCTTGTCAGCCGTTGCGGGAGACACTCAACCGGAGGCCGAAGAGCAATCAGGTGTTGGCTTTGACGTTGCCAAGGGTGTTTGCGCCGCGGTTCAATGGGGTGCGGTTGCAGTTCAGCAACCAACATCTGGTCTTCAAAACCTAGACGGCATGCCAGAGGTTTTCCTGATTGAAAACCCTGACCGCGCAATTCCGCTGGCCGAACCAGCACGCGTCTAGATTCCTAGATTCTTAGGTCTCAGTTCCTAAGTCAGTGCTTAGGAACGCGAACGTCAACGACTAGACCTTCGCCGATGTTGCTGTCCAAGACTAAGCTTTGAATTTCTAAATCATCTTCATTTTCGCGAACACCATTGGCCAAAATTCCGTCGGTGATTCCTGTGAGAACAAAAATAAATCGCTCACCCGAAACAAGTTCCTCAAGTTCAAACTTGCGCTCGATGTCATAATTTGCCGCCAGAGCACGCTCAATTTGATCCGGGTCTTGCGGAGCAAATCTAGTTTGCATGAAGCCACCAAGAATTTGAATGGCAACCGCTGTGGCCACGCCCTCTGGCGAGCCGCCAAGGCCCAGCAGCAGATCAACTCCGGTGCCGGGTACGGCAGCGGCAACAGCCATGGCAATGTCACCCTCGTCAAAACTCACCCAGGTTGCACCGGTAGCTTCAACCTCTTTGATCAAGTCAAAGTTTCGCTCTTTGTTGATCACGGCAACACGAATATCGGTGACCGGTTTTTCCAGCGCAGTTGCAAGACGGTTGATGTTTTCTGTGGCTGATAAATCAAGATCCAAGACGCCGCGGCCCGCGCTGCCACTTACGATCTTCTGCATGAAGTAAACCTCTTTGGCCTCAAGCATCGCTCCGCGCTCGGCCGCTGCCATTACCGCCACAGCGCCGGGTGTACCAGCTGCTGCCAAAGCTGTGCCGTCCACCGGGTCAACCGCAATATCCCACTCAACGGGTTGGCCACCACCAATTAGCTCCCCGTTGAACAGCATGGGCGCCTCGTCTTTTTCACCCTCACCGATTACGACGATGCCGCCAAAATCTGCTCCCCTGAGTGCCTCGCGCATGGCATCAACTGCAGCCCCATCCACGGCAAGTTTGTCTTCGGCGCCAACCAAGTGCCAACAGCCTGCAGTTGCCGCAACTGTCGCAGAGAGAATATCCATGGTTGGACGATTGGCGTTGTGCAGGGGCATCCAGGCCTTTCCTGAAGCGAACAAACCCGCTTCCTTGCTAACATCATAGGTAATCCACCGACGGCCTTAGGAGATAAGCCATGCCTGTTGCATCACCTGATCAATACCTAGAAATGCTTGACCGCGCGAAGCAGCAGGGGTTTGCATATCCTGCAATCAACGTTTCAAGTTCACAAACGTTGAATGCGGCACTTGCCGGTCTTCAGGCTGCAGGTTCAGACGGAATCATTCAGGTAACCACCGGTGGTGGAGATTACTGGTCGGGTCCAACCGTCAAGAACATGGCAACGGGTGCTGCCGCAATGGCAGCGTTTGCTCGCGAGGTTGCCAAGAACTACGGCATCACAATTGCGCTACACACCGACCACTGCGCCAAAGATCAACTAGACAAGTTAGTTCGCCCGCTAATCGCAATTTCACAAGAGCGCGTCAAGGCAGGTCAGGACCCACTTTTCAACTCTCACATGTGGGATGGTTCAGCAGTACCGATGGCCGAGAACCTACAAATCGCGCAGGAAATGCTAAAGCTAACCAGCGGCATTGGTGCGGTTCTTGAAATTGAGGTTGGCGTAGTTGGCGGTGAAGAAGACGGCGTCGAAGGAGCGATCGACGAACACCTCTACACCACCCCTGCTGACGGTCTAGCTACAGCCGAGGCACTTGGCCTTGGTGAAAACGGCCGCTACATGGTGGCGCTAACTTTTGGAAACGTGCACGGCGTATACAAGCCAGGAAACGTGCACCTGCGTCCAGAGCTGCTAGGTGAAATTCAAGCTGCAGTTGGCGCAAAGTACGGCAAGGACAAGCCTTTCGACTTGGTCTTCCACGGTGGTTCTGGTTCTACTCCGGAAGAAATCTCTGAAGCAGTGCGTCACGGTGTGATCAAGATGAACATTGACACCGATCTTCAGTACGCATTCACTCGCCCGATCGCTGATTGGATGATGAAGAACTACGACGGAGTCCTAAAGGTTGATGGTGAAGTAGGAAACAAAAAGGTTTATGACCCACGCGCCTGGGGCAAGGCGGCTGAAGCTGGCATGTCTGCACGCGTGGTTGAGGCAGCCCAAGAACTTGGCTCAGCCGGAAAGTCAATGAGTCTGTAAAGCAAAACCAAAAATAATTTAGTCTCATGACTGAGAGAAGCCCGTTGTATGACAACGGGCTTCCTCGTTTTAAAGGCGAATACCTAAACGGGGAAATGCACGGCTACTGGGAGTTCTATAGAAAAGACGGCAGCTTGATGCGCTCGGGGAATTTTATTTCAGGAAAACAAACCGGGATTTGGACGACTTACACTCGTGAAGGTCGCCCGCACAAGCAAACCGATTTCGGAAAATAAATTTCAGTCAAGAAATTTAGAAAGTTCTAGAGAGCGCCTATTAATCGCGCTTTGCCTTGTTGCTGGTTTCGTGACCGGCGGCTTTTAATTCTTTGCGCAACTCGGCTGGCAGTGAGAATTGGATGTCCTCTTCGGCAGTTTGAACCGTGCGAACATCTCCGTAGCCGCGATTTGCCAAGTACTCAAGAACCTCATCAACTAGTTCCTCTGGAACAGATGCTCCAGAAGAGACGCCAACGGTCTCAACACCTTCGAACCACTCTTCTTTAATTTCACTGGCGAAATCTACGCGGTGCGACGCCTTTGCCCCAGCATCTAGAGCAACTTCAACCAATCGAACGGTATTAGAAGAGTTCGCCGAACCTACCACGATGACTAGATCAGATTGCGCGCCAACCTTTTTGATGGCGACCTGACGGTTTTGGGTTGCGTAGCAGATGTCATCACTCGGCGGATTTTGCAAAGTTGGGTGCTTCTCGCGAAGTTTGAGGACCGTTTCCATCGTTTCATCAACCGACAGCGTGGTCTGGGAAAGCCAAATCAGCTTCTTTGGATCACGAACCTTGGCGGCGGCGATGCTGTCATCTTTATCAATGATCTGCACAGCGTGCGGTGCCTCTCCGGCTGTGCCCTCAACCTCTTCGTGCCCCTCGTGACCGATTAGCAGGATGTCGTAATCTTCCGCAGCAAAGCGTTGGACCTCGCGGTGTACCTTGGTGACCAGCGGACAGGTGGCATCGATCGTATTGAGACCGCGCTCGGCAGCCGCTGCGACTACTGCCGGAGAAACCCCATGGGCAGAGAAAACCAGCACAGAGCCTGGTGGGACCTCATCAACTTCCTCGACAAAGATCGCCCCGCGGGCTTCAAGCGACGAGACCACGTGCTTGTTGTGCACGATCTGCTTGCGAACATAAACCGGTGAACCGTAGTGATCCAGGGCCTTTTCCACGGCAATTACCGCTCGGTCGACGCCGGCGCAGTACCCTCGCGGGGAGGCCAGCAGCACCTTCTTGCCAGCGGTATTCTTGATGTCAGTCACCCCTCAATGATAAGCGGGTCATTGGTGGATTGTGGTGGCTGACTGCAGGAGGCCCAAATGAGCGAAGAAGAACTCGCTGGCGCCTCCAAAGTAAGTTCAGAGCTCTCCCCTTGGCCAGTATCGCGACTTTCGCTGACCCTGAAGGAATGGATCGAGCGACTAGGCGTCTTGTGGATTGAGGGAGAACTAGCCTCCATCAAAATCGGTGCTTCCAATATGTTTGGCGAGCTGCGTGACCTGCAGATCGAAAACAGCGTTTCCATTCACTCGTGGAATGTTTCCAAGATTCCAAATGATCTAAAACAGGGTGACCGAGTTCTTGCCCTGATCAAGCCAGCCTTTTGGCCAAAAGGCGGAAAACTTACGATGCAGGTCATCGAAATGCGAAAAGTTGGCCTGGGTGAACTGCTTGAGCGAATTGAGCGACTTCGTGCGCAACTGACCAAAGAGGGACTCACCTCTGTGGACCGCAAGCAGCCGCTGCCGTTTTTACCAAACAAAATTGGCCTAATCACGGGTAAAGATTCGGATGCCGAGAAAGACGTATTGCAAAATGCCAAGCTTCGCTGGCCCGATGTGCAATTCAGGATCATGCACACTCTCGTTCAGGGTGACAAAGCTGCTCCTGAAATCATTAATGCAATTAAGACCCTCGATGAAGACCCTGAGGTTGACGTAATTATTATCGCTCGCGGCGGTGGATCATTCTTGGACTTGATGGTGTTTAGCGATGAAGCTTTGGTTCGCGCGGCAGCAAGTGCCAAAACCCCAATCGTTTCTGCGATCGGTCACGAGAATGACCGACCAGTGCTTGATGACGTTGCCGATCTAAGAGCATCCACACCAACAGATGCAGCAAAGCGTGTGGTTCCCGATGTAGCTGAAGAGAAACATAAACTCGAACAACTGCGTCAGCGCCTGTTTATGCGAGTGGACACATTTGTAGCAAATCAGCTGGGCATGATTGAGCAGATTCGAAGTCGCCCAATTTTGGCTAATCCTTACACATTCATCGAGGCTCACGAGGCGGATGTGGAACGAGCGGTTGACCAGATGCGGTCTCGGCTAGATCAAACCCTCAGCAGGGAGGCCATGCAGATAGGACACCTGCGCCAGCAGGTTCGCAGCCTCTCACCGCAATCAACTCTGGACCGCGGATACTCGGTGGTCAGGGACCTTAATGGCCACGTGATTTCTGATCCGAACCAGATTAAGAAGGGCCAGCGGCTTAA containing:
- a CDS encoding fatty acid desaturase family protein, with protein sequence MTVLVGRQTVSQFTEILNRVRNAGLLHKKPSFYVIRLIGISVIASGLWVAGGFLGQMVAQHWAWIFGAFLIVGLLGVMAAQYGFIAHEAAHRQIFKSNKANDWAGLILANLFAGLSYGFWLRKHNKHHQKPNQIGEDPDIAIRVLSFTVESRDEKKGVERWFSNRQGFLFPLLLLFTGFDLLLDSLASLKRKDRKIGTRSLEFGLMLVRQTGPYIVLTLMFGWAWAIALWFFMMLMFGFFMGAAFAPNHKGMPLVAKDSKIDFFQRQVLTSRNIRGSWLTDNLMGGLNYQVEHHLFPSMARPNLAKAHKIVVEYCKENAIPLVEMNLLSSYMVVMRYLNDVGLSKNSDPFVCPMVATLRPRS
- a CDS encoding iron chaperone; its protein translation is MAIALTVIDDYLKTVSPEQRKLLEEVRQEMRRLLPDAEEAISYGLPCFKVPGGVVGGFAANKNFCSYYPFSGTTLGALKSDLANYSQTLSALHFTNEKPLTKKIIKLLVAHRLKQISEGYGKKRPNRSFTANPQGIYLFGP
- a CDS encoding SRPBCC family protein, which codes for MEHNELYFVEREFDASIDELWNAWTSPQALESWYSPTMLTVVPGSVTTENQVGGRWAVAVDVSANGFNAYFWGRYSEFEPKKKMVHTLSYSQDEQEFLARDDNAPAHLIVVDFEERGNRSWVKFTQFGEMPAEQADASREGMQSYFDNLEIFLAR
- the ychF gene encoding redox-regulated ATPase YchF: MALTIGIVGLPNVGKSTLFNALTKNNVLAANYPFATIEPNVGVVNLPDPRLQKLADLYGSERILPAPVSFVDIAGIVRGASVGEGLGNKFLANIREADAIAQVVRGFVDSDVVHVDGKVDAASDIETINTELILADMETLEKARPRIEKEVKGKKMEPAALETIDAALAVLNGGKPISSSDVDLTPIKELGLLTAKPIIYVFNVDESILTDAAKKKALADLVAPAEAVFLDAKVESELIDLSAEEANELLASLGQDESGLDQLARIGFDTLGLQTYLTVGPKEARAWTIHKGWTAPQAAGVIHTDFQRGFIKAEIVSFDDLMAAGNMADAKAAGKVRMEGKDYVMKDGDVVEFRFNV
- a CDS encoding 3'-5' exonuclease; its protein translation is MPIDFTAIDFETANGSPASPCAVGLVRVRDGKIAESLAFLIQPPVPHDWFHAGNIKVHGIRPSDVDGAATAAEALALMLGFIGADTLIAHNAPFDMGVLRSTAAHIGVDLPALQYACSLAISRKTYNLESYRLNSVAYAVGHEEFNHHDALADSDACARIILHAADRHGADDLDELLKATKQKLKPLIQVQVA
- a CDS encoding DNA recombination protein RmuC translates to METFALIAAGLGIGLLLGAVLGYFIADSRARARAAIEMQNFVQQQTAQASDKAGQENKLLEAIAPVRFHLEQMQQVVTRLEKDRTEQFGTIQEQLKNAIDSDAALRKQTQALSQALSSNNIRGVWGETQLRKLVELAGLIKHADFSEQASFSTDTGSGRADMVINLPGGKSLAIDSKVPFNSYQEASTISDLASGEELARRNRLIEEHVKAVKGHVDALSSKSYWTGLNASPDFVIAFVPSESLLSAALDADPALLEYAFKKNVALASPVSLFSVLKTINYIWRQNVDETQVRTMIKLGKELYERVGKVAEHADKLGRSITATVKDFNTFVSSLESRVLVTARKLNDLDENALGTDEIQSPKELDSAPQSLTASELTK
- a CDS encoding 1-phosphofructokinase family hexose kinase, with amino-acid sequence MSSKSPVVTLTPAPTLDRTYYVHDLVEGGVNRADGVAEELAGKGINVTKGLNLVGISAPGVVPIGDSDPSVLKRTGHSESLVPLWVDGTLRVSTTMVIKDGPTTKVNEAPRPLSAEDWKSVIDLTVKTVKENDAKWLVIAGALPIDKSTGKFVDLQPIFDATKALGCRVALDTSGEALSYWAKQGAASIMKPNAEELASAVGRSLLTNGDVIDAARELCANGVECVLASLGADGMIAVTHNHSWHAKTSKIKVINTVGAGDATLAGFLSAVAGDTQPEAEEQSGVGFDVAKGVCAAVQWGAVAVQQPTSGLQNLDGMPEVFLIENPDRAIPLAEPARV
- a CDS encoding fructose-bisphosphatase class II family protein, which encodes MFASGKAWMPLHNANRPTMDILSATVAATAGCWHLVGAEDKLAVDGAAVDAMREALRGADFGGIVVIGEGEKDEAPMLFNGELIGGGQPVEWDIAVDPVDGTALAAAGTPGAVAVMAAAERGAMLEAKEVYFMQKIVSGSAGRGVLDLDLSATENINRLATALEKPVTDIRVAVINKERNFDLIKEVEATGATWVSFDEGDIAMAVAAAVPGTGVDLLLGLGGSPEGVATAVAIQILGGFMQTRFAPQDPDQIERALAANYDIERKFELEELVSGERFIFVLTGITDGILANGVRENEDDLEIQSLVLDSNIGEGLVVDVRVPKH
- the fbaA gene encoding class II fructose-bisphosphate aldolase, whose product is MPVASPDQYLEMLDRAKQQGFAYPAINVSSSQTLNAALAGLQAAGSDGIIQVTTGGGDYWSGPTVKNMATGAAAMAAFAREVAKNYGITIALHTDHCAKDQLDKLVRPLIAISQERVKAGQDPLFNSHMWDGSAVPMAENLQIAQEMLKLTSGIGAVLEIEVGVVGGEEDGVEGAIDEHLYTTPADGLATAEALGLGENGRYMVALTFGNVHGVYKPGNVHLRPELLGEIQAAVGAKYGKDKPFDLVFHGGSGSTPEEISEAVRHGVIKMNIDTDLQYAFTRPIADWMMKNYDGVLKVDGEVGNKKVYDPRAWGKAAEAGMSARVVEAAQELGSAGKSMSL
- a CDS encoding toxin-antitoxin system YwqK family antitoxin, translated to MTERSPLYDNGLPRFKGEYLNGEMHGYWEFYRKDGSLMRSGNFISGKQTGIWTTYTREGRPHKQTDFGK
- a CDS encoding 4-hydroxy-3-methylbut-2-enyl diphosphate reductase, which produces MTDIKNTAGKKVLLASPRGYCAGVDRAVIAVEKALDHYGSPVYVRKQIVHNKHVVSSLEARGAIFVEEVDEVPPGSVLVFSAHGVSPAVVAAAAERGLNTIDATCPLVTKVHREVQRFAAEDYDILLIGHEGHEEVEGTAGEAPHAVQIIDKDDSIAAAKVRDPKKLIWLSQTTLSVDETMETVLKLREKHPTLQNPPSDDICYATQNRQVAIKKVGAQSDLVIVVGSANSSNTVRLVEVALDAGAKASHRVDFASEIKEEWFEGVETVGVSSGASVPEELVDEVLEYLANRGYGDVRTVQTAEEDIQFSLPAELRKELKAAGHETSNKAKRD
- the xseA gene encoding exodeoxyribonuclease VII large subunit, whose translation is MSEEELAGASKVSSELSPWPVSRLSLTLKEWIERLGVLWIEGELASIKIGASNMFGELRDLQIENSVSIHSWNVSKIPNDLKQGDRVLALIKPAFWPKGGKLTMQVIEMRKVGLGELLERIERLRAQLTKEGLTSVDRKQPLPFLPNKIGLITGKDSDAEKDVLQNAKLRWPDVQFRIMHTLVQGDKAAPEIINAIKTLDEDPEVDVIIIARGGGSFLDLMVFSDEALVRAAASAKTPIVSAIGHENDRPVLDDVADLRASTPTDAAKRVVPDVAEEKHKLEQLRQRLFMRVDTFVANQLGMIEQIRSRPILANPYTFIEAHEADVERAVDQMRSRLDQTLSREAMQIGHLRQQVRSLSPQSTLDRGYSVVRDLNGHVISDPNQIKKGQRLKLRLAKGELGAVAE